ACAAACTGCCGGCTTCCTCGACGCAGGGCGCGTTGCCACCGGAACCCGCCGAGTCCGCGACCGGAAAGCTCAACTTGCCCTCCCAAAGCTTTTGATTCTTTTTGTTGAAGACATGGATCGTCTTGCCTGCGGTCAGCGCGTCCACGGTCCTCTGCGGAAAAAGCAGGGGCGGGCCGGTCACGTTGCCGGTCCAATCGGGGGCGTCCGCCGGGGCCAGCCGGCGCAGCGTCACCTGATACAGGCTTTCGTTCTCGTAGCTGACGCCGCCGGTCCGTTCCCGCTGCATTTCGTTCAACATCTCGCCCGCCGCTTTCATGCTGTCGCGGGCCGAGAGAGTGCCGCTGTCGAGCGTGGATTTCGCGGGCGCAGCCTTCATCGCCTGGACTGCCACGAGGCGCTTCTCCAGAAGTGTGCTCTGTACCTGGACGACGTTGGCTCCCGCGGGCAGAAACTCCTTCGAGTCCGGCGCCAGGTCCGCCAGGTCCCCGTCGGCGGCGCCTGAAATGCGCATCTGGGCGGGGCGCGGGGTCCGAAGGCGGGGCGGGCCGGTCACGACGTCCGTTTTCACGGTACCAGACGGGAGCATGACGTGAGTGATGGATTTTTGTTTTGCCGAATCCTCGGTAATCACCATGATCGACGCGTCGGTGAAATCGACATCGCGGATGCGGTCCTTGATCGGCACTTCCGATTTCCTTTTTCCAGTCTGGTTTTCGAATCGCAGGATGCGGTCACCCGTTGAAACCCATACATCGTCGCCCACGATTTGGAATCGGGGCGGCGGCGCTTCAAAATCATCGTCACGAAACAATGCGGGCTGGCCTTTCAGTTGGGCTGGAGGCGGCGGGTTCTCCGCCGGCAAAGTCGTGGACCAGATTTCCTTTCCGTTGGCAACGTTCATCAACGCCAGTCTGTTCGCCCGCAACAGGAGCATTTCCCTGGTCGAGATCAGTTCCGCCTGGACCGGCCGGTCCGCTTTCGAGATTTTCAGTGAATAGAACGTGCGCGGCTTGCTCCCGACAAATACGTACCACCCGTAGGCGGCGAAGAGCAGCACCACCGCCGCGCCGATTCCCGCCAGCACGAGTTTAGTCTTCCGCCATTCCTGGGCACGGACGACAGATTTCTGCCCCGCATAAACCGGAATACGGATGCCACGCTGGTCGGCCTGACTCTGGCAATAGACCGAGCACACGTAACCAAATTGTTCCATGCATTTCGGACAGGTGGGCTTGCCGCAGACGTGGCAGGTACCCGTCGCCGGCTCCTGCGCGTGTTTGGGACAGAACAGGGCGCGGGCCGCTCCAGCCTCGGCGGCGGGGGCTGGCACGGATGGTGAAGGTGCGGCCGTGGGCGCGGAAGCAGCACCGGCGATGCGGATCGGCTGACGGACGGCCGTTGAAGCCGGTGCCGCTGGGACGAGCTGCTGTTGGATGGTCGCATTGGCGGCGTCTGTTTGGTCGGCGCCGCATGCCGGACAGTTGACGCGCACCGGCATCGCGCCGTTCACCGGTTCAACATCGAACGCGAAGCGGGTTTCGCACGGGCACTGGATTTTGATCCGCATGATTACGGTTTGGGATTCAACAGCGTCGCGCTCGCGGGTACGGCGATGGGCGCTGAAGCCCGGGACGGGCTGGATTGTATCTGGCCGTCGCAAAACATGAGGTTGCCGCCAAACCGATGATGGTTGTTGCCCGGTTTCTTTCCGTCAGCCGAGAATATCAACTGGCCGCTTTGCTTCGGGCGCGCGTCCACCAGTGCGTCCGACATCAGCAACTGATC
This genomic window from Candidatus Angelobacter sp. contains:
- a CDS encoding PQQ-binding-like beta-propeller repeat protein, translated to MRIKIQCPCETRFAFDVEPVNGAMPVRVNCPACGADQTDAANATIQQQLVPAAPASTAVRQPIRIAGAASAPTAAPSPSVPAPAAEAGAARALFCPKHAQEPATGTCHVCGKPTCPKCMEQFGYVCSVYCQSQADQRGIRIPVYAGQKSVVRAQEWRKTKLVLAGIGAAVVLLFAAYGWYVFVGSKPRTFYSLKISKADRPVQAELISTREMLLLRANRLALMNVANGKEIWSTTLPAENPPPPAQLKGQPALFRDDDFEAPPPRFQIVGDDVWVSTGDRILRFENQTGKRKSEVPIKDRIRDVDFTDASIMVITEDSAKQKSITHVMLPSGTVKTDVVTGPPRLRTPRPAQMRISGAADGDLADLAPDSKEFLPAGANVVQVQSTLLEKRLVAVQAMKAAPAKSTLDSGTLSARDSMKAAGEMLNEMQRERTGGVSYENESLYQVTLRRLAPADAPDWTGNVTGPPLLFPQRTVDALTAGKTIHVFNKKNQKLWEGKLSFPVADSAGSGGNAPCVEEAGSLYVFDKGVLTAFDVRTGNVRWRISSVGISQVVRDSHGNLYVATTSASPESIQYSQEVSIADKPYPVIMKVDAASGRVIWKADHLGDHCYISGKYVYVTEARISGLDVIRAGGDDSDVPVHHRIYRIDPGDGKYLWQYYQPKAPQRISVQKNRLLLQYAGEVRALSYLAL